Proteins from a genomic interval of Miscanthus floridulus cultivar M001 unplaced genomic scaffold, ASM1932011v1 os_2701_1, whole genome shotgun sequence:
- the LOC136535342 gene encoding putative disease resistance RPP13-like protein 3 produces MDLVAGAVGSIVTKLGELLHGEYKLQKGLPEQIEYLKNELESAHTALRNLGETPPEQLGPQVWLWAREVREASYDMEDILDAVLVDVVEGAAPAETKSKKGLLKRLKKKMARLLKKSKARHDIAGAIEDMKKRLQEVSGRRDRYSIPVAVAAPATKLDPRLVDMHKEAAQIIGIERTTAELIAMLQSSTHGHGDAGASSSSNRTKIVSVVGAGGLGKTTLAKAVYDELSTGYDCRAFVSVGRNPDLVQVFTSIFFRLDQNMYQAIRDVKDLQLLIGELREFLENKRYFIVIDDVWDINSWQPIGSALHRSNNGSRVVKTTRNLEVACGDEVYQLGPLSHDNSKKLFYMRLYGGEDKCPAHHPEEASQKILDKCGGVPLAIITMASLLVGKSREDWFEVYSSRGFYCGRENKQVDDTVWILSLSYYDLPSHLKTCLLYLSVYPEDNQIEKDSLIWKWVAEGFIEKKTGTSLFQRGEEYFHQLINRNMIQGTKSVLDGIIHHCRVHDMVLDLIRDLAGEENFITISNEDGGTSSRHKVRRIAHQNRILLDQSHPDSHRDMTQLRSLVALGCDIRGLVLHPSIKLLHVLALERCTSHQYGRRWLEHLGKLVHLRYLGLRGTDVEELPEAIGALKLLQTLDLEGIGGYGMQVQLPSSVSLLTRLVCIRCDECTKVPDGFLQKVTSLEELQISVRMLSFEPKRQFLKELGNQSLLRVLRVIGIGRLDESVQAELLKSLGNLQELEHLHLHVFQFRESSPASTEWDKVVLSEHLRHLRIQGIRFPCVPSFIDPRLLPNLSYLWLHVGHMDEAGLRALGGLPELRFLRIDPANYGTASHKQAVVVNIASHDVFFHKLRSLKLYDWMVQLVTNDDLTSASFSIWRGGQDAMVFDSKAEDAGCSNRVAPAPVVMPNLHDLWFTVPVRAFYKDGHPTRSDNLDLDMECLPSLCYVEARLDCKDAFPDDVDKVEAELRRQAQLHPNTPKLDFKI; encoded by the exons ATGGATCTTGTGGCCGGGGCAGTGGGCAGCATCGTCACCAAGCTCGGCGAGCTCCTGCACGGGGAGTACAAGCTGCAGAAGGGCCTGCCAGAGCAAATCGAGTATCTGAAAAATGAGCTCGAGAGTGCGCACACGGCTCTCCGCAACTTGGGTGAAACGCCGCCGGAGCAGCTGGGTCCACAGGTCTGGCTTTGGGCTCGCGAGGTCAGAGAGGCGTCCTACGACATGGAGGACATCCTCGACGCCGTCCTCGTCGATGTCGTGGAGGGGGCCGCCCCTGCTGAGACTAAAAGCAAGAAAGGCTTGCTTAAACGTCTCAAGAAGAAGATGGCCAGGCTGTTGAAGAAGAGCAAGGCGCGCCACGACATCGCCGGCGCGATCGAGGACATGAAGAAACGACTCCAGGAGGTGTCGGGCCGCCGCGACAGGTACTCCATACCCGTTGCAGTGGCTGCGCCGGCCACCAAACTGGATCCCCGCCTTGTGGACATGCACAAAGAGGCAGCACAGATTATCGGCATCGAGAGGACGACGGCGGAGCTCATAGCCATGCTTCAGTCATCGACCCACGGCCATGGAGATGCTGGCGcctccagcagcagcaaccgGACCAAGATAGTTTCTGTGGTCGGAGCTGGTGGTCTGGGCAAGACCACTCTTGCCAAGGCAGTTTACGACGAGCTGAGTACGGGATATGACTGTCGAGCCTTTGTTTCGGTTGGCCGCAATCCTGACCTGGTGCAAGTCTTCACCAGCATCTTCTTTCGTCTCGACCAAAATATGTACCAGGCCATTCGTGATGTAAAGGACCTACAACTGCTCATTGGCGAACTCCGAGAATTCCTTGAAAACAAGAG GTACTTCATCGTTATTGATGACGTATGGGACATAAATTCCTGGCAACCAATAGGATCAGCTTTGCATCGGAGCAATAACGGAAGTAGAGTAGTCAAAACTACTCGAAATCTTGAAGTAGCCTGTGGCGATGAAGTTTACCAGCTTGGCCCTCTTTCACATGATAACTCAAAGAAGCTCTTTTATATGAGGCTATATGGCGGTGAAGACAAATGTCCTGCTCATCATCCTGAAGAGGCATCCCAAAAAATTCTGGACAAATGTGGCGGTGTGCCATTAGCTATCATCACAATGGCTAGCTTGTTGGTGGGCAAATCAAGAGAGGATTGGTTTGAGGTCTACAGCTCTCGTGGTTTCTATTGTGGCAGAGAGAACAAGCAAGTAGATGATACTGTGTGGATATTGTCCCTTAGCTACTATGATCTGCCTTCTCATCTAAAGACCTGCTTACTGTACCTAAGTGTGTATCCCGAAGACAATCAGATCGAGAAAGATTCTTTGATATGGAAATGGGTAGCAGAAGGCTTTATAGAGAAGAAAACAGGAACAAGCCTGTTTCAGCGGGGAGAGGAATACTTCCATCAGCTCATAAACAGAAACATGATCCAAGGGACGAAATCAGTATTGGACGGCATCATACATCACTGCCGTGTTCATGACATGGTCCTTGATCTTATTCGTGACCTGGCAGGAGAGGAAAACTTCATCACTATCTCAAATGAGGATGGAGGAACATCATCACGACACAAGGTGCGCCGGATAGCACACCAGAACAGGATATTGCTGGATCAATCTCATCCTGACAGTCATAGGGACATGACACAACTGAGGTCACTGGTTGCCCTTGGGTGTGATATCCGTGGTTTGGTATTGCATCCGAGCATTAAACTCTTACATGTGCTAGCTTTAGAGAGGTGCACCTCACATCAGTATGGCAGGCGCTGGCTTGAGCATCTTGGGAAACTAGTTCATCTGAGGTACCTAGGGCTACGAGGTACAGATGTCGAAGAACTCCCCGAGGCGATAGGAGCTCTAAAGCTTCTACAGACACTGGACTTGGAAGGTATAGGAGGATATGGTATGCAAGTCCAACTGCCATCGAGCGTTAGCCTGCTAACACGGTTGGTTTGCATAAGATGTGACGAATGCACGAAGGTGCCCGATGGGTTCCTCCAGAAGGTGACGTCACTGGAGGAGCTACAGATAAGTGTTCGCATGCTGTCTTTTGAGCCCAAGAGGCAATTTTTGAAGGAGCTGGGCAACCAGAGCCTACTGAGGGTGCTCCGTGTGATTGGCATAGGCAGGCTGGATGAGAGCGTGCAGGCAGAACTTTTGAAGTCACTAGGCAATCTGCAGGAGCTCGAGCATCTGCATCTGCATGTTTTTCAGTTCCGTGAAAGTAGCCCTGCCTCAACAGAGTGGGACAAAGTTGTGCTTTCGGAACATCTCAGGCATCTGCGTATACAAGGCATCAGGTTCCCTTGTGTGCCATCATTCATAGATCCCAGGCTTCTCCCCAACCTTTCCTACTTGTGGTTGCATGTGGGTCATATGGACGAGGCAGGTCTGAGAGCCTTGGGTGGGCTGCCAGAACTCCGTTTCCTCCGTATTGATCCAGCTAATTATGGGACGGCTTCTCATAAGCAGGCTGTGGTAGTTAATATTGCTTCCCATGATGTCTTCTTCCACAAGTTGAGAAGCCTCAAGTTGTATGACTGGATGGTCCAGTTGGTGACCAACGATGACTTGACTAGTGCTTCATTTAGCATCTGGAGGGGAGGACAGGATGCTATGGTATTTGATTCCAAAGCAGAGGACGCGGGCTGCAGCAACAGAGTAGCGCCGGCCCCTGTTGTGATGCCAAACCTCCACGACCTTTGGTTCACTGTCCCAGTCAGGGCGTTCTACAAGGATGGGCACCCTACCCGGAGTGACAATCTCGACTTGGACATGGAGTGCCTCCCTTCGCTATGCTATGTCGAGGCACGTCTCGACTGTAAGGATGCCTTCCCTGATGACGTGGACAAGGTAGAGGCTGAGCTCAGGCGCCAAGCACAACTCCATCCCAATACTCCCAAACTCGACTTCAAGATATGA